From the genome of Drosophila melanogaster chromosome 2L, one region includes:
- the CG43153 gene encoding uncharacterized protein, with protein sequence MSRFPRRLKSILVMVIILQAQNIATGTPRGGSRSSSSSSRSSPRSSYGSSYGSNYGSTYGSGSRHSYSPPSYSSLSKTFSLPTFDLGHNLPKGPPPAYSAHDTVGGAPTNIRERPPAYKPPRKQISSSLYHNQYQGWTTSRSNSNRNYRVSYNCTNDFMCSAATSPHYPIHGYTYLILILSFLYVYSTLL encoded by the coding sequence ATGTCTCGTTTTCCGAGGAGACTGAAGAGCATCCTGGTGATGGTGATAATCCTTCAGGCTCAAAATATTGCAACAGGAACTCCCCGTGGCGGAAGCAGAAGTAGCAGCTCCAGTTCTAGATCCAGTCCTAGATCCAGTTATGGATCTAGTTATGGATCCAATTATGGGTCCACTTACGGTTCTGGGTCAAGACACTCCTACTCTCCTCCATCCTATTCATCTTTGTCGAAAACCTTTTCGCTTCCCACGTTCGACTTGGGACACAATTTGCCCAAAGGACCTCCGCCGGCTTACTCAGCTCATGATACCGTGGGTGGAGCACCCACGAACATTCGCGAAAGACCGCCGGCATACAAGCCTCCCAGAAAACAAATTtccagctctctatatcacaACCAATACCAAGGATGGACTACCTCCAGATCGAACTCCAACCGCAATTACCGGGTCAGTTATAACTGCACCAATGATTTTATGTGCAGTGCCGCCACCAGCCCACACTATCCCATCCATGGATATACTTATCTTATCCTTATCTTGAGTTTTCTATATGTATACTCGACTTTATTGTAA
- the CG14930 gene encoding uncharacterized protein: MNKKPEYKLSERDLDIRSDLEFVDGMLKDLQLEVEPQARGVILDLAYTLARDKLVEAQRFAKLVNRTKVSIEDLKMANLERTEELSKRAIHTPVKSLIPSQASLPSPTVSRGLMLPTWRQCQMGTMAELKDKVPETQPPNPKPVPPLTPVTASTPGLNSGSNSMLTTGSSSPGLKASHSLAPPIGTKANLFDNFTLPTILPDRVRKDARGSAIRSHSTPRMYINRSYSSMADAAGGSPSVTKKPRMQL; encoded by the exons atgaacaaaaaaccAGAATACAAGCTAAGCGAGCGCGACTTAGACATCCGCTCTGATCTGGAGTTCGTAGATGGTATGCTGAAGGACCTGCAATTGGAGGTGGAGCCGCAGGCTCGTGGGGTCATCTTGGATCTGGCTTATA CTTTGGCAAGGGACAAACTCGTCGAGGCTCAACGTTTCGCAAAGTTGGTCAATCGCACCAAAGTGAGTATCGAGGACTTGAAGATGGCCAACCTGGAGCGGACAGAGGAGCTGAGCAAGAGAGCGATCCATACGCCGGTGAAGTCCCTTATTCCCAGCCAGGCATCTCTGCCCTCGCCGACTGTGAGCCGTGGACTGATGCTGCCCACCTGGCGGCAGTGTCAGATGGGTACAATGGCCGAATTGAAGGACAAGGTCCCTGAGACTCAGCCACCGAATCCCAAGCCCGTGCCACCCCTAACACCGGTAACAGCTTCTACTCCTGGTCTAAACTCTGGCTCCAATTCGATGCTGACTACTGGATCTTCAAGCCCGGGTCTTAAGGCTTCACACTCCCTTGCTCCTCCCATTGGCACCAAGGCGAATCTTTTCGACAATTTTACCTTGCCAACGATTTTACCCGATAGAGTTCGCAAGGATGCTCGTGGTAGCGCAATAAGAAGTCATTCTACTCCTAGGATGTACATCAATAGATCCTATAGCTCGATGGCTGACGCAGCAGGAGGATCTCCCTCGGTCACAAAGAAACCACGCATGCAACTATGA
- the CG14929 gene encoding uncharacterized protein, isoform A, with protein MAFFLIRLALVAGAVYGTQELGIWESSDHTKVLFEGAKREVSPYAEDLMNRFCCWRCDKCKEDVQVKPWQESMVDAWNETIKKTFHALGVQVPFYYKRFSEDFQQGIDDLVNEKEEIDTNAKKGPKKIK; from the coding sequence ATGGCTTTCTTCCTCATCCGCTTGGCCCTGGTGGCCGGTGCGGTGTATGGAACCCAAGAGCTGGGGATTTGGGAAAGTTCCGACCACACAAAGGTGCTCTTCGAAGGCGCCAAACGGGAGGTGAGTCCCTACGCCGAGGACCTGATGAACCGATTCTGCTGCTGGCGGTGCGACAAGTGCAAGGAGGATGTACAGGTTAAGCCCTGGCAGGAATCCATGGTGGATGCTTGGAACGAGACGATCAAAAAGACATTCCACGCCTTGGGCGTTCAAGTTCCCTTCTACTACAAACGGTTCTCGGAAGACTTCCAGCAGGGCATCGATGACTTGGTCAACGAGAAGGAGGAAATTGATACCAATGCAAAAAAAGGCCccaaaaagataaaataa